The DNA region ACCCTCAAATCATGGAGGCCGACATGCGGAAACGGGGTTGTTCACGTCTCGGCAGCCAGGCGCTTACGCTTGCTGCGCGCTTCGGCGTAGGCCTGCAAGATGGCCGGTAGGTTGATCATCACATGCTCACGCTTCAAGGTAGCGGCCCGCGTAAAGTCCCGCTCGGCCAGCGCTCCAATGATTTGATACGTGTATTCCAGGGATTTACTCTGGTCCAAGCGCCGCGATATCAAGTTGTAGCGCAAGGGTTGCGCCTTCTCGCTAAGCTTCGATAAAGCTTCAGTCAACGGTTTGTTATTCGTACAAGTGACGATTTCGTTGTAGAAGTTCTTGATTTCGGTCAGATAAGCCAATGCATCATGCGCGGCATAAGCCTGCCCCAAACGCGCATGACAGTCCTTAAGCCTCTCGATCAGCTCGTCCAACTCGCCTACCTCCGCGAGCTCCATAATGGCGTAGGCCTCGAGCTCGGCTCGAAGTTTGTACTGGTCGATAATTTCTTTCTCGGTGTATACCGTGACCTTGAACCCGCGACGTTGTGTGTGCGTGACCAAGCCGCTTTGCTCAAGCATGCGAAGCGCTTCGCGTATTGGGCTGCGGCTGGTGCTAAAACGGCTCTCAAGGTCTTGTTCGCGCACGGGCTGACCCGGACTTAACGAACCATCGATAATCAATTGCCGGATCTGCTCGCGAAGGAAATAAGGTATTGTTCCCGGAGCTTTCCCATCCATATCAACTTCCTTCGCTAGCGGGCTGCCCGGCGGGCAGCGTCCGTAAATACTCGATGACTTCTTCCATCGGAATCACGTCGGCAAACTGGCGGTCCATATCGAACAAACTGATAGCGTGAGATATCGGTATCCGATCGAAGACGCCCTCTTGAGGCACGATGGTTCTGAAATTGTAAGATGAAGAATCAAAAACGGTAGCACGGATGCAATTGCTGGTTGCCCCACCCACCACAATCACCGTGTCGATCTTACGATCTACCAGGTATCCCAATAGCGGTGTTCCGAGAAATCCGCTGGGCTTTTTCTTTACGAAGACGACATCGTTATCACTGGGTGTCAGTTCAGGCACCATTTGGGCACCCAAGGTCCCCGCCAGACACCATCTGTCGCTATCCAGCAGGTCGCGCTTAAGCCGATAGACTCCCAT from Pollutimonas thiosulfatoxidans includes:
- a CDS encoding GntR family transcriptional regulator, whose amino-acid sequence is MDGKAPGTIPYFLREQIRQLIIDGSLSPGQPVREQDLESRFSTSRSPIREALRMLEQSGLVTHTQRRGFKVTVYTEKEIIDQYKLRAELEAYAIMELAEVGELDELIERLKDCHARLGQAYAAHDALAYLTEIKNFYNEIVTCTNNKPLTEALSKLSEKAQPLRYNLISRRLDQSKSLEYTYQIIGALAERDFTRAATLKREHVMINLPAILQAYAEARSKRKRLAAET
- a CDS encoding cysteine hydrolase family protein translates to MSKQAQPTDRPWDAYLGEADSAVVTKGKFGRRMGFGQRPAVVVIDAQKYMVGVADDDAAWPSSCGESGREAVRQIGRLVEQAQQVSVPCFFTLFEINPNGTDMGVYRLKRDLLDSDRWCLAGTLGAQMVPELTPSDNDVVFVKKKPSGFLGTPLLGYLVDRKIDTVIVVGGATSNCIRATVFDSSSYNFRTIVPQEGVFDRIPISHAISLFDMDRQFADVIPMEEVIEYLRTLPAGQPASEGS